The proteins below come from a single Lates calcarifer isolate ASB-BC8 linkage group LG11, TLL_Latcal_v3, whole genome shotgun sequence genomic window:
- the LOC108880233 gene encoding uncharacterized protein LOC108880233, with the protein MSAVWLKLITILCLSCTAQGDPGNGGVVWSEVGQAITIQCQSSETLQDSLTLTKGLNEEVEAVFVDRTTQNFKIADPFKGRLQLNNRFPTVDIRIKNLTSNDTGPYWCVYKRFDTQSAQIITSKGQGSVLLVVTDAASAALSPRPHNSNEPALLPGDNEGCESPNQNLVLVCVVISAAVLLGIILCILALILVKTKILRTREKPRRVTNNDVYEDMRGTLRR; encoded by the exons ATGTCTGCTGTCTGGCTAAAGCTTATAACCATCCTTTGTCTCTCCTGCACAGCCCAGGGTGACCCAG GAAACGGTGGGGTGGTGTGGAGTGAAGTTGGACAAGCCATTACCATCCAGTGCCAGTCCTCTGAAACACTCCAAGACAGCCTGACTTTGACGAAGGGACTCAATGAGGAGGTTGAAGCTGTTTTTGTGGACCGTACAACACAAAACTTTAAAATTGCTGATCCATTCAAAGGCAGACTTCAGTTAAATAACCGATTTCCTACAGTGGACATTCGCATCAAGAACTTGACCTCTAATGACACTGGACCCTACTGGTGTGTGTACAAAAGGTTTGACACGCAATCCGCTCAGATCATAACATCAAAAGGCCAAGGATCTGTGCTCCTGGTGGTGACAG ATGCAGCTTCAGCAGCCCTGTCTCCCCGTCCCCATAACTCCAATGAACCGGCCTTACTCCCAG GAGACAATGAGGGGTGTGAATCACCAAATCAGAATCTGGTcctggtgtgtgttgtgatcTCGGCTGCTGTGCTGCTCGGCATCATCCTTTGCATCCTCGCACTGATCTTAGTCAAG ACCAAGATTCTGCGTACCAGAGAGAAACCGAGACGAGTCACCAACAATGATGTTTATGAGGACATGCGAGGCACACTCAGACGCTGA